In Diorhabda sublineata isolate icDioSubl1.1 chromosome 2, icDioSubl1.1, whole genome shotgun sequence, the sequence AATTTTCGAgactttttatcaaatatttcgcTCCCAATTCTCCtaattgttgatataaatcAGGCATTTCCGTATCATTTCCAATAGGAACCTTTTCTTGTAAGAGAATTTCACCAATATCAAAATGATAAGGTTTAATTCTCATAATAGTAATGCCAGTTTCCTTATCACCATTTGCTATAGCGTGAATAATTGGTGCCGCACCTCTCCATCTCGGCAAAAGACTCGCGTGTACATTCAAAATACCACTACAATATGGCAACTATATTAACCTAGCTATGGGTGTTTATTAGATATACTAActaagaaaacttttttataattctttctGGTATCAAATAACCAAACGACACTACTAATCCCACATCGTATACAGTTTCCTCGGGAACATTTGGCCAATTGTATAATGGAAGATTGTATTTTTTTGCGTAAATCTGAATTGCGTTAGCATTTTGCTTAAAGCTGGTAACTACATCAagctttttaattaatttagattTAGAACTGAAATTAAAATACTCATCATTTAATTTTGGAATCTCAGTAAAAACTTACTAAAGATTGTTAAGTGACTTCAAAGTATACAAAGAAAACTGATCTGtcccaaaaaataaaacactccATGGCGGTTTAGACGCAAAATAACGTATAGGAAGTACACTTATTTTAATTCTTATAGGTATAcctatatttaaatatatcatttcCACTTTATATTTATCATTGTATTAAAAGTTAGGTTAGACTTGATAAaaggttatttttttcatcaatagctttgttcgcggATTTGATTGGGAATCACTCTAGTGACCGATCACAGTGAACTTTCATCACGAAGTTTGTTCCAACTTGCTAATCTGGACCATTCTTGAAACGGTTATTGAAAgcgtttaaatattttttacgcaACCCCGGCTATACACGGTTCTggtaacagtacttgctatcaaccaagtgTCGAAAAGACTGTCCCGGAAACGGTTCAAACACGATacctaagtcggttggaacaAAACAGAATAGTTCGTATAATGGTAACTGCCCTGTTGTAACACGTAATTAATATTGCGCAGAATCATCACATACGGTTGGTTACCTTAGTTCTGAATTTTGCATTCGCGGGTCAAATCGACTCCGTTAATAATCGATTACGAATCAATCATAGGAGTTCTCGGGTTTTTATTAGGGTAGTTTCACACTTAGCCGACTTTTGCTTAAATGGCGCCAGGTTTACTTACATATAAATCAGCAAAAGTATAATACTCATACTGGAATAGTTGAAAAACTTGTCTCTACACACAGCACACCTGTACAGCGCCATAAGCTTATTGCCATCCATTACTCAACACGAACCAGTACCGAATGAAGATCTCGGTTACTCGACAACCGACAGCCAGGTGAATGTAAAAAGATCCAATTTCCGTATCGACGTCCGCTATTTGTCGGTTAGAAGTCTATTAAACGATAGTTCGCTAAATGTGAAATTAGCCTTACGTTGCTCATCGTTTTGTCTTGCGAATAAAGGAActgattatttgattattagaataatcgaaaaatcgaaTCATTCTTGGAAAATAATCACAATGACGTGAATTGGCACTGctaatgatgaaaataagtgCAGAAATATCTTATAAACatgatttaatatttgtttgtattcgGAGCAGAATTCCATGGATTCATAAATCGAATTTACAAGTTTGttcacaaatgaaaaattttatttcgttctGAAGATGGAGTAAATTTAATCCACCAATACTAGTGGAACGTACTTCCAATGACATTGTTTATTTTGACAAATTCAGATTTACTGTAGTGTTTTGCGTTTGCTGACTTGTCAAgcgatttaaataaattgttttcaatgattatatatttatattcattagtATAATTGGAGTGATtagatttattaaattatagcGTCGTTGTTATTCTTAGGTCTTGCTATAAATTCAATCATGGTAAGtgttatgtatttaaaaaaacttgttaatGTTAACAATTGAGGGGCGTATGTGATTATTTGAACCTCTGATAGAGTTAATAAATATACCGAAGTAccaaaggaaaataaattaattcatttatatttaccggcaatgaaaaattaatattcagtatttatttaaatgtaataagttataaaaaaataagttataaaaactatattaaGAATATAACTATGTTTTTAATATAGCAGCcggttaatttttattgacattCCAGACAGATAAATCACCAGAGGAAGGAAATAATGTTCCACTTACTGATAATTCGTTAGTAGTAGATATATCAGATGCTCTCAGTGAAAAAGATAAAGTTAAATTCACTGTTCATACTCGTACCACTatgaagaattttcaaaaacctGAATTTTTGGTTGTGAGACAACATGAGGAATTTATTTGGCTGCATGATAGATATGAAGAAGAACCCAAATATGCCGGATATATTGTGAGtacaataatttgtaaaatatgttaaattgaagttatctttataataaaaatgaatgaatttttgataaatttggtAACTAAATACTTAGTGAAAGTGAATTacataaaattagtttaaagataaaaaatttgattagaaattgtcaatatatttgataatagaTACCTCCTCCGCCTCCCCGTCCAAATTTTGATTCCTCCCGTGAAAAATTACAACGCCTCGGTGAAGGCGAAGGTACCATGACCAAAGAGGAGTTCACCAAAATGAAACAGGAATTAGAAGCGTAagttgatcaattttttttaaatacgttTTCATCAACTATTTCATTTTAGTGAATATTTAGCTACTTTTAAAAAAACCGTTGCAATGCACGAAGTATTCCTTACGCGTTTGGCAAGTCATTCGGTATTTAGAGAAGATCAACATCTGCAAGTTTTCCTAGAATATGATCAGGACCTTTGCGCTCGTCCTAAAGGAAAATTGGAGCAACTGGGTGGATTATTTAGATCAGTCGGTAGTACCACAGATCAATACTATTTGAATGCCACAGTTAGGGATGTTAATGACTTCTTTGAACAACAAATGAGCTCTTTAACTGAATATTATAACCAATTGAAGGAAGCTACTCATCGGACAGATAAAATGACCGAGAAACACAAAGGTAAGTCACAATATTTAACCATCTAGTGGTAATTTGGGACCTTTATTGCATCATGAACTTTTATGATGATTTGACCAAGGTTCAGACAGACCTCTGTACTTATGTATTATGGTATGTAAGTAAGTCACACtgattttctcataaatttttggaattttgagtTTAAGACTCATGGGATTCATTTTTGGCACAAGCCAAGCATCCACTATTCCCAAATTTGAACGTGAAGAcatgatattgaattttttcaggtatttaaattttgagtaactttcatttgaaacctttttttcaaaaaccgaaattacaaataataaatattttacacttaAAATGGTATACTTTATATGGGCGAATGCACGTTATTTGAATTCCATAGGTCCATAGACGAATTTTATATTCAACTTACTATAATATCGTTTCTCTATGCTTGAGTAATAAAGAATATGGCATTTTATTTTGCCCACATACtctattcacaataattgtTCAATTTAAGGCATTAATAGtttaaaatagttataaatGTATACACCTCTGTTCTGACTTCCCCATTTaagaataataatgattttatggCCAAATACTTTAAATACAAtgccattttttaaaatggtcATATGTTTTCATAAACATCGAAACATATtctgtcaaaataaaaatattaataaaaaagacgTAACAAGCGAGTGATATTAGTTTTGTAAGTTATGTGCAAGTTTGTCACTTCTCTGGTATATTTCTTACCAAAGGAAATACATGATCGCCAGAGAAGTGACAAAATTTTGTTTCGTTAAATATTGAATGTGCTAAGGCTTCATTTCATGTGTTTTAGTTACTCTAGAAAATTAccaaagaattaaaaatgatttggtTAAAAATgctgaattaaaagaaaaagaaaggcAGCaatataaaaagagaaaatagaagGGACAAATTAAAAGCATAGTGAAAGGGAACAAAGAGCAATCACAAAAGTATGGAGATAGAAGATTAGAAATCATAGAGATCGCGTAAAGTTACAATCAACCAGAAACTATCTGGCAACACCACCTGAGTGATGATGAATACAAGCCTCCACTTCCACATAACAATATCCCTTTTGCTGCTAAAAGTCGATCAGAAATTCAGTGAAAAATACGAAATGAACTACAAAAAACAAATGTGAAATTAAGGAGTTATGTAAAAAAAGTATATGTGTATAAAAAAGAAACTACGGTGCATCTGAAAACAGGAAATGACTCCAAACTCAAAAGTAACTGATCTTTCACAGAAAGATTGTAGGAGAGGGGAAGAAGAAACAATTATTCATTGAGATGATCTAAAATCCAATAGTCaagtattgaaagaaataaatatgaaaccTAAAAGACAGTCATGTACtagaaataaaagtttgttaGATATAACACGGAAGATAAGAAATGATAAAACGAAATCGAAGTTAGAGAAAATAGTCAGagtttttagaagaaaattgcAATAGCAGATTATGTCCAGGTAAAAATGACAGTATTACATAAGGTAAAATCAGCTAAAATGCAGCCTACGACCATTTTGGGCTGTACCTCCAAACATCCAGCAAAGAGACACTTTTGTATGTATAACTCATGCAAACATGGAGCTAACCTTGGCTTCCCTCAAACAAGCAAACATCATAGGTTTTCAAAGCTATGCTTAATTTTTTATGTCGTGACGATTACAATGAAAAATGTCTTATGGGAGAATGTTCTAatggaaatatattataataagttCGACAGTTGTGTTTGTGTATTACAGAGGACATTTTGAATACGAAAATCAGAAAAACGCAGGGTTTGAAAATATACCAATATAACATTCAATCATGCtccaaaaaatattgtgaagaaACTTGGGGAAAaccttgttaattttttaaagcatGAAGCAAATATAATCCATCAATATCAAAcaattaaaagtataaaata encodes:
- the LOC130452881 gene encoding methionyl-tRNA formyltransferase, mitochondrial — encoded protein: MIYLNIGIPIRIKISVLPIRYFASKPPWSVLFFGTDQFSLYTLKSLNNLYSKSKLIKKLDVVTSFKQNANAIQIYAKKYNLPLYNWPNVPEETVYDVGLVVSFGYLIPERIIKKFSYGILNVHASLLPRWRGAAPIIHAIANGDKETGITIMRIKPYHFDIGEILLQEKVPIGNDTEMPDLYQQLGELGAKYLIKSLENLSEYIKNAKCQSSNDVTYAPKITHDFTTINWFKMTSVQVYNLYRALRGYLVPVSTWQGVPIKLLEIKLCSDVSTNCIDKYPGYVMYDKRTKSLKVLCGDKSFVTIGSVGIFSKRIMNATDFSNGYLKKVPLECRYFK
- the LOC130453464 gene encoding sorting nexin-6 gives rise to the protein MTDKSPEEGNNVPLTDNSLVVDISDALSEKDKVKFTVHTRTTMKNFQKPEFLVVRQHEEFIWLHDRYEEEPKYAGYIIPPPPPRPNFDSSREKLQRLGEGEGTMTKEEFTKMKQELEAEYLATFKKTVAMHEVFLTRLASHSVFREDQHLQVFLEYDQDLCARPKGKLEQLGGLFRSVGSTTDQYYLNATVRDVNDFFEQQMSSLTEYYNQLKEATHRTDKMTEKHKELADTYIKISSGLIELANSDNGKLDKYFAKVSDTFEKIRKLESRVASDQDLKLADTLWYYMRDCQAARALLVRRLKCLANYENANKVLEKSRQKNKEIHAAEQAQSIACEQFESISAQAKEELLDFKTRRLHAFRKSLIEMAELEIKHARSQYELLKKSIANLNELL